A single genomic interval of Bacteroidota bacterium harbors:
- a CDS encoding DedA family protein, translated as MLHQILDFFLHLDKYLGAMINEYGVWIYAILFLIIFVETGLVIMPFLPGDSLLFAAGLFAAQDNILNIWILLILLFAAAVLGDSVNYLIGKYAGQKVLNWKLKGKPLIKPQYMEKTHQFYDKHGAKTIVIARFVPIVRTFAPFVAGIGEMHYNKFITYNIVGGAVWILSLTLAGFFFGNYAWVQHNFEKVIFGIILVSILPILIEIVKSKWKKS; from the coding sequence ATGTTACACCAGATTTTAGATTTTTTTCTGCACTTAGACAAGTATCTTGGGGCGATGATAAACGAATATGGAGTGTGGATCTACGCTATTTTATTCCTGATTATTTTTGTTGAAACCGGTTTGGTTATCATGCCTTTTTTGCCGGGTGATTCACTTTTGTTTGCAGCAGGATTGTTTGCAGCTCAAGATAATATTCTTAATATTTGGATTTTACTGATTTTGCTGTTTGCGGCAGCTGTCTTGGGAGACTCTGTCAATTATTTGATAGGGAAATATGCAGGACAGAAGGTGCTGAATTGGAAGCTCAAAGGTAAACCGCTTATCAAGCCTCAATATATGGAGAAAACACACCAATTTTATGATAAGCATGGTGCCAAAACAATTGTTATAGCTCGTTTTGTGCCAATTGTGCGCACATTTGCACCTTTTGTAGCGGGTATTGGCGAGATGCATTATAATAAGTTTATAACGTATAATATTGTGGGTGGGGCAGTTTGGATATTGTCGCTCACTTTAGCCGGCTTTTTCTTTGGCAATTACGCATGGGTGCAGCATAATTTTGAGAAGGTGATTTTTGGAATTATTCTTGTTTCAATACTCCCAATCCTAATTGAGATTGTTAAGTCTAAATGGAAAAAGAGTTAG
- the proS gene encoding proline--tRNA ligase, translating into MGFEKIKRSDDYSAWYNNLVKDADMAEHSAVKGCMVIKPYGYSIWERMQQKLDKMFKDTGHVNAYFPLLIPKSFLSKEADHVEGFAKECAVVTHYRLKNDENGKGVIVDPEAKLEEELIIRPTSETVIWNTYRDWIQSYRDLPLLINQWANVMRWEMRTRLFLRTSEFLWQEGHTAHASQEEAEEEAKRMLEVYADFAENFLGVPVIRGVKTANERFAGAIDTYCIEGLMQDGKALQMGTSHFLGQNFAKAFDVKFQSKEGKLDYVWASSWGVSTRLIGALIMAHSDDEGLVLPPNVAPIQVVLVPIYKTDEERKMIVSRLNILKSTLDKADIRCKVDDRDTFKPGYKFAEWEHKGVPLRVAMGPRDMENHTAELARRDIKQKETVSQDGLEDTIKKLLSEIQQSLFNIAKDYRDAHIHVVDTWEEFEKALDENPGFVSAHWDGTTATELAIKEKTKATIRCIPLNNPNEVGKCILTGQPSTQRVLFARAY; encoded by the coding sequence ATGGGGTTCGAAAAAATTAAGCGAAGTGACGATTATTCAGCATGGTATAACAACCTTGTAAAAGACGCTGACATGGCAGAACATTCTGCAGTCAAGGGCTGTATGGTGATTAAACCTTATGGCTATTCAATATGGGAAAGGATGCAACAAAAGCTCGACAAAATGTTCAAAGACACAGGACATGTGAATGCTTATTTTCCGCTCCTGATTCCAAAATCATTTCTTTCCAAAGAGGCTGACCATGTAGAAGGTTTTGCTAAAGAATGTGCGGTGGTAACACATTACCGACTAAAAAATGATGAAAACGGCAAGGGTGTAATAGTTGACCCTGAAGCTAAACTTGAAGAAGAACTTATCATCCGTCCCACTTCCGAAACTGTTATCTGGAATACTTATCGTGACTGGATTCAATCATACAGAGACTTACCTTTATTGATTAATCAATGGGCAAATGTTATGCGTTGGGAAATGCGCACACGCCTATTTTTGAGAACCTCCGAATTTCTGTGGCAGGAAGGACACACCGCACATGCAAGCCAAGAAGAAGCCGAAGAAGAAGCCAAACGTATGTTGGAAGTGTATGCTGATTTTGCAGAGAATTTCTTGGGCGTACCGGTTATCAGAGGCGTTAAAACCGCCAATGAGCGCTTTGCCGGAGCCATTGACACCTATTGCATAGAAGGACTCATGCAGGACGGGAAAGCACTCCAGATGGGAACTTCGCATTTCTTAGGTCAAAACTTTGCCAAAGCATTTGACGTAAAATTTCAGAGCAAAGAAGGCAAATTGGATTATGTGTGGGCAAGCTCTTGGGGCGTATCAACCAGACTGATTGGCGCACTCATCATGGCACACAGCGATGACGAGGGCTTGGTTTTGCCTCCTAATGTTGCACCCATACAGGTGGTGTTAGTGCCAATATACAAAACAGACGAAGAAAGAAAAATGATTGTGAGCCGCCTGAATATACTAAAATCCACCTTGGATAAGGCAGACATTCGCTGCAAAGTGGATGACCGCGATACGTTCAAACCCGGATACAAATTTGCAGAATGGGAACACAAAGGAGTGCCGCTTCGTGTGGCAATGGGTCCGCGTGATATGGAAAATCACACTGCAGAACTTGCACGCAGAGATATCAAACAAAAAGAAACTGTTTCGCAAGACGGCTTGGAGGACACAATCAAAAAACTTTTATCCGAAATACAACAAAGTCTTTTCAATATTGCCAAAGATTACAGAGATGCTCATATCCATGTTGTGGACACTTGGGAAGAATTTGAAAAAGCTTTGGATGAAAATCCCGGTTTTGTTTCTGCACACTGGGACGGAACTACTGCAACTGAACTTGCAATCAAAGAAAAAACCAAAGCAACTATCCGTTGCATCCCCTTGAACAATCCGAACGAAGTTGGTAAGTGCATATTAACCGGACAACCTTCAACACAAAGGGTATTGTTTGCCCGTGCGTATTGA
- a CDS encoding sodium-translocating pyrophosphatase, with protein sequence MNDLLIYCIPFLGLIGLLVMAIKSAWINKQNAGDEKMQELAGYIAKGAMAFLKAEWKVLSYFVIIAAILLAWSGTLVETSSPVIAISFIVGAFLSALAGYIGMNVATKANVRTTEAAKSSLAKALKVSFTGGTVMGLGVAGLAVLGMGSIFIIFYNIFVINTGGDVNGIEMEKALEVLAGFSLGAESIALFARVGGGIYTKAADVGADLVGKVEAGIPEDDVRNPATIADNVGDNVGDVAGMGADLFGSYVATILATMVLGREIESFDNFGGIAPILLPMVIAGMGLIFSIVGTFFVKVKNENDSVQKALNIGNWSAIILTGIASFFAVKMLLPETMQIRGYEFSAMDVYYSILLGLVVGALMSIVTEYYTAIGKRPVNSIIKQSATGHATNIIGGLSVGMESTVIPIIVLAAGIYGSYEFAGLYGVAIAAAGMMATTAMQLAIDAFGPIADNAGGIAEMNQLPEEVRGRTDNLDAVGNTTAATGKGFAIASAALTSLALFAAFVGVAGIESIDIFKAKVLAGLFVGAMIPFIFSSLAIAAVGRAAMDMVNEVRRQFKEIKGIMEYEARPEYEKCVQISTKASIREMIAPGAIALITPVLVGFAFGPEVLGGLLAGVTVSGVLMGIFQNNAGGAWDNAKKSFEKGVEINGETFYKKSEPHKASVTGDTVGDPFKDTSGPSMNILIKLMSIVALVIAPHLNNGNSAEMMGGACCKDKGKMEMCMDKEGGHNMDCHDMKKDCCMKEKCDSCKCEGMENCEKGNCEHNCGNTGMEGKSCCKKDMKMDGDKACCKKDMKKKECCKGKKETTSADTSATE encoded by the coding sequence ATGAACGATTTATTGATTTATTGTATTCCGTTTTTGGGTTTAATCGGCTTATTGGTGATGGCTATTAAATCTGCATGGATCAACAAACAAAATGCAGGAGATGAAAAGATGCAAGAATTGGCAGGTTATATTGCCAAAGGCGCCATGGCTTTCTTAAAAGCAGAATGGAAAGTACTTTCCTATTTTGTCATTATTGCAGCTATTTTATTAGCATGGAGCGGAACATTAGTAGAAACATCCAGCCCCGTTATTGCCATTTCATTTATAGTGGGTGCATTCTTATCCGCATTAGCAGGGTATATAGGCATGAACGTTGCGACCAAAGCCAATGTGCGCACAACAGAAGCGGCAAAATCCAGTCTTGCCAAGGCATTGAAGGTATCTTTTACAGGTGGCACAGTGATGGGACTTGGGGTTGCAGGCTTGGCTGTATTAGGAATGGGGTCAATATTTATTATTTTCTATAATATTTTTGTTATCAATACCGGAGGTGATGTGAATGGCATCGAAATGGAAAAAGCATTGGAAGTATTAGCCGGCTTTTCATTGGGTGCCGAGTCCATCGCTCTTTTTGCTCGTGTAGGCGGAGGAATATACACAAAAGCTGCTGACGTAGGTGCTGACCTTGTGGGAAAAGTGGAAGCCGGTATTCCTGAAGATGACGTAAGAAACCCCGCTACCATTGCTGATAACGTGGGAGACAACGTGGGAGATGTGGCCGGGATGGGCGCAGACCTTTTTGGCTCTTATGTGGCTACTATTCTTGCCACTATGGTTTTAGGACGTGAGATTGAATCTTTTGATAATTTCGGGGGTATTGCCCCAATCCTTTTGCCAATGGTAATCGCAGGTATGGGATTAATATTCTCTATAGTGGGAACATTCTTTGTCAAAGTTAAAAATGAGAATGACAGTGTACAAAAAGCATTGAATATTGGAAACTGGTCTGCGATTATCTTGACCGGTATCGCTTCTTTCTTTGCTGTCAAAATGTTATTGCCTGAAACTATGCAAATCAGAGGATATGAATTCAGTGCAATGGATGTATATTATTCTATTCTTTTAGGTTTGGTTGTCGGTGCATTGATGAGTATAGTGACTGAATATTATACCGCAATAGGTAAGCGTCCTGTTAATTCAATCATCAAACAATCAGCTACAGGACACGCAACCAATATTATCGGAGGGCTTTCTGTAGGTATGGAATCAACCGTTATTCCAATCATTGTGTTGGCTGCCGGTATATATGGTTCTTATGAATTCGCAGGATTATATGGCGTTGCTATTGCCGCTGCAGGAATGATGGCTACCACTGCCATGCAACTTGCAATTGATGCTTTCGGTCCCATTGCAGACAATGCGGGTGGTATTGCTGAAATGAACCAACTTCCGGAAGAAGTCAGAGGCAGAACAGACAATTTGGATGCTGTGGGTAATACTACTGCTGCAACCGGTAAAGGTTTTGCCATTGCTTCTGCAGCATTGACTTCGCTGGCATTATTCGCAGCATTTGTGGGTGTGGCGGGCATCGAAAGCATTGATATCTTTAAAGCAAAAGTGCTTGCCGGCTTGTTTGTTGGTGCGATGATTCCATTTATTTTCTCTTCATTGGCTATTGCTGCTGTGGGTCGCGCTGCCATGGATATGGTGAATGAAGTGCGTAGACAGTTTAAAGAAATCAAAGGTATAATGGAATATGAAGCTCGTCCTGAGTATGAGAAATGCGTTCAAATTTCTACCAAAGCATCCATCAGAGAAATGATTGCACCCGGTGCGATTGCGTTGATTACGCCCGTATTAGTTGGTTTTGCTTTTGGACCCGAAGTTTTAGGGGGGTTATTGGCAGGCGTTACTGTTTCCGGTGTGTTGATGGGTATTTTCCAAAACAATGCCGGTGGTGCGTGGGACAATGCCAAAAAATCTTTTGAAAAAGGAGTTGAAATCAATGGCGAGACTTTCTACAAAAAGTCTGAACCTCACAAAGCTTCTGTTACAGGTGATACAGTAGGTGACCCTTTCAAAGACACTTCAGGACCTTCTATGAACATCTTGATAAAACTTATGTCTATCGTGGCGCTGGTGATTGCACCTCATCTCAACAATGGAAATTCTGCTGAAATGATGGGGGGGGCTTGTTGCAAAGACAAAGGCAAAATGGAAATGTGTATGGATAAAGAAGGCGGACACAATATGGATTGCCATGACATGAAAAAAGACTGCTGCATGAAAGAAAAATGTGATTCTTGCAAATGCGAAGGCATGGAAAATTGTGAAAAAGGAAATTGCGAACACAATTGTGGCAATACCGGAATGGAAGGCAAATCTTGTTGCAAAAAAGATATGAAAATGGATGGCGACAAGGCTTGTTGTAAAAAGGATATGAAGAAAAAAGAGTGTTGCAAAGGCAAGAAGGAAACTACTTCTGCTGACACTTCTGCAACCGAATAA
- a CDS encoding T9SS type A sorting domain-containing protein: MKKQLLFVSSSLTFFLIFICSNAFGQGGIRERAVPAHATVTENPPKIKVTWDTTGFIVSTQIYRKTKSEASFSQTPIAVVTAPANSYTDEDVLVGIQYDYVFVQQTTFTVNNSAVTFAWGEVSAGIKIGIEPFKGKLLLVVDTAIQNQLSAKVDRFVSDLTEDGWVVSVTDKTNSDSVPSIKAKIRNWYNQDAQNAKALILLGDIPVPYSGNFGSFDVNSPPDGHVPDHNGAWVADVYYGIMNESAFTDYAENIGGTREANKNRPDDGKFDQSFIPDNVDLQVGRIDMSNLDAVGLDYIGRTERYLDKDHAYRNKDFVVPRRYIFEDRLALLGSEAPGRLHFFQRGAFEKDSMKQISNVFFTTVKSTPCLWSGVTTTAGYTSLSGIGSVNEFKDTVYSVFSNYFGSYFGDWDNNNNFLKGSIAGPGYTLTSVWDGRPIYHFCQMALGENIGFSIKQTQQNQLTNNNMAFYPGVFQKGMYLSLLGDPTLRLHTVYPISNLNAVTTNNNKEVKLTWNASSEQDIEGYKVYRSGKVEGPYYPISYGIVTETTFVDAHPLGGDNYYMVRTVKMETTPSGTYYNESQGRRVVANDVDGTGVLVSVKQTDVLANVNLFPNPSNGEINFSLGNVNTPIAVTMTNVQGKELATFTIDQQNNTANFAHLPSGVYFLRMQAGEKVRIIRWIKLR, translated from the coding sequence ATGAAAAAACAATTACTTTTTGTTAGTAGCTCGCTTACTTTCTTTCTGATTTTTATTTGTTCCAACGCTTTTGGGCAGGGTGGCATTAGAGAAAGAGCGGTGCCTGCCCATGCTACCGTTACAGAGAATCCGCCAAAGATTAAAGTAACTTGGGACACAACGGGCTTTATAGTTTCCACCCAAATTTATCGCAAGACAAAAAGTGAAGCGTCATTTTCTCAAACCCCGATTGCCGTTGTTACCGCACCTGCTAACAGCTACACTGACGAAGATGTTTTAGTTGGGATTCAATATGATTATGTGTTTGTACAACAAACCACATTTACTGTTAATAATTCTGCCGTTACTTTTGCGTGGGGCGAGGTTTCAGCCGGAATCAAAATAGGGATTGAACCATTCAAAGGCAAGTTGTTGCTTGTTGTAGATACAGCCATTCAAAATCAGCTTTCAGCCAAAGTTGACCGTTTTGTTAGTGACTTGACCGAAGATGGGTGGGTTGTCTCCGTTACAGACAAAACAAACAGTGATTCTGTTCCAAGCATTAAAGCTAAAATCAGAAATTGGTATAATCAAGATGCCCAAAATGCAAAAGCCTTGATTCTATTAGGAGATATACCCGTTCCTTATTCAGGAAATTTCGGTTCCTTTGATGTAAATTCTCCTCCTGACGGACACGTTCCGGACCATAATGGTGCTTGGGTTGCAGATGTGTACTATGGAATAATGAACGAATCTGCTTTTACGGATTATGCCGAAAATATTGGTGGGACAAGAGAAGCAAATAAAAACAGACCGGATGATGGAAAATTTGACCAGAGTTTTATCCCCGACAATGTAGATTTACAAGTAGGTAGAATTGATATGTCCAATCTGGATGCTGTAGGACTGGATTATATTGGCAGAACAGAAAGATACTTAGACAAAGACCATGCATATAGAAATAAGGATTTTGTTGTGCCTCGCAGGTATATTTTCGAAGACAGGTTGGCACTCTTAGGTTCGGAAGCACCCGGTAGATTACACTTTTTTCAACGTGGGGCATTTGAAAAAGACAGCATGAAACAAATCTCAAACGTATTCTTCACAACGGTAAAAAGCACACCGTGTTTATGGTCAGGAGTTACTACTACCGCAGGATATACCTCTCTGAGCGGCATAGGTTCTGTAAATGAATTTAAGGATACAGTTTATTCGGTGTTCTCAAACTATTTTGGCTCTTATTTTGGTGATTGGGACAACAACAACAATTTTTTGAAAGGCTCTATTGCCGGACCGGGCTACACATTGACCTCTGTGTGGGATGGGCGCCCAATCTATCATTTCTGTCAGATGGCATTAGGAGAAAACATAGGATTTAGTATCAAACAAACTCAACAAAACCAGTTGACCAATAATAACATGGCTTTTTACCCCGGAGTATTTCAAAAAGGTATGTACCTAAGTTTGCTTGGTGACCCTACTTTGCGCCTTCATACTGTTTATCCTATCAGTAATCTCAATGCTGTTACAACTAACAACAACAAAGAGGTGAAACTCACTTGGAACGCTTCTTCCGAACAAGACATAGAAGGCTATAAGGTATATAGAAGCGGCAAAGTAGAAGGACCTTATTATCCCATCTCTTATGGCATAGTAACAGAAACCACTTTTGTCGATGCCCATCCCCTTGGAGGAGATAATTATTATATGGTTAGAACAGTCAAAATGGAAACTACTCCCAGCGGTACTTATTACAATGAGAGTCAAGGAAGACGAGTGGTAGCAAATGATGTGGATGGAACAGGGGTGCTGGTATCTGTGAAGCAGACAGATGTCCTTGCGAATGTGAACCTATTTCCTAACCCTTCAAACGGAGAGATAAATTTTAGCTTGGGAAATGTCAATACCCCAATCGCTGTAACTATGACCAATGTACAAGGTAAAGAACTTGCAACTTTCACAATAGACCAACAAAACAACACGGCAAACTTTGCTCATCTCCCTTCAGGCGTTTATTTTCTGCGCATGCAAGCCGGAGAAAAGGTGCGGATAATCAGATGGATTAAGTTAAGATAG
- a CDS encoding outer membrane protein transport protein, producing the protein MKVIKTGLLISFLSVTGILYAQNELDALNYSKSRPFGTGLALATSGALGSVGADMGSYAINPAGLGFYRKNEFNISMGLLNPNTKSEYLGYFMSDNLFGLTLPNVSYVYTKLLHEKGKEKDDELVSYNFAFQVNRYNNFYNKTFYQGKNYQSSFMDMIWERAQGIKSVNELGSLAWVAYQTYLLDPNDSIPGKWGIRMADKRSSGQTGIIETRGGMYDWNFGGSFNYGNVLYGGISLHYSKLKKTEVNTFREDNNYFDEGFKNLTFVQNIKSDGSGYGIKAGFIFRPVESFRLGFSFQSPEKISITDKYYYEMTSTFDPSFSGAPPTLINVQRDPEINTSTIANEDDDKYPFSYYVRTPSRMNYSASYVTGNFGFISLDVERVNYASISMGSEFDNYLNENTFIKSDFRSTYNIRFGAEVLAGKDIRLRAGVAHYESPYRPEISELKNDYSEWSFSAGFGIIKKTYGFDLGFMQSRYRDQYVPYMSAEPYPSSNVVRKFGNFAMTASLIFYIDPD; encoded by the coding sequence ATGAAAGTAATTAAGACAGGATTGTTGATTAGTTTCTTGTCTGTGACAGGAATCTTATATGCTCAAAATGAATTAGATGCTCTAAACTATTCCAAATCAAGACCTTTTGGAACCGGTTTGGCGCTTGCAACATCAGGCGCTTTGGGTTCGGTGGGTGCAGATATGGGTTCTTATGCAATCAACCCTGCCGGCTTAGGGTTCTATCGCAAAAATGAATTTAATATTTCGATGGGTTTGCTCAACCCAAACACAAAATCTGAGTATTTAGGCTATTTTATGTCTGATAATCTGTTTGGACTTACCTTGCCCAATGTTTCCTATGTTTATACCAAATTGTTGCATGAAAAAGGAAAAGAAAAGGACGATGAACTGGTAAGTTATAACTTTGCTTTTCAGGTAAACCGATATAACAACTTTTATAACAAGACTTTTTATCAAGGCAAAAATTATCAAAGTTCGTTTATGGACATGATTTGGGAGAGGGCACAAGGGATAAAGTCAGTAAATGAATTGGGTTCACTCGCTTGGGTGGCATATCAAACATATTTATTGGACCCCAATGATTCTATACCGGGTAAATGGGGAATTAGGATGGCAGATAAAAGAAGCTCCGGTCAAACCGGAATAATTGAAACCAGAGGAGGTATGTATGATTGGAATTTTGGAGGAAGTTTTAATTATGGAAATGTTCTGTATGGAGGGATAAGCCTGCATTACAGCAAATTAAAAAAGACTGAGGTGAATACTTTCAGAGAAGATAACAACTACTTTGATGAAGGATTTAAAAATCTGACCTTTGTGCAGAACATTAAATCAGATGGAAGCGGATATGGCATCAAAGCCGGTTTTATATTCAGACCTGTGGAGTCTTTCAGATTGGGTTTTAGTTTTCAATCGCCCGAGAAAATTTCCATAACAGACAAGTATTATTATGAGATGACCTCCACTTTTGATCCTTCATTTTCGGGAGCACCTCCTACCTTGATTAATGTGCAAAGAGACCCTGAAATAAACACGAGCACTATTGCGAATGAAGATGATGACAAATATCCTTTTTCTTATTATGTGAGAACCCCGTCCCGTATGAACTATAGTGCATCTTATGTTACGGGAAATTTTGGGTTCATTTCGCTCGATGTAGAAAGGGTGAACTATGCCAGCATCAGTATGGGGTCAGAATTTGACAATTACTTAAATGAAAACACCTTTATCAAATCCGATTTCAGATCTACCTATAATATTAGATTCGGGGCAGAGGTCTTGGCAGGCAAAGATATAAGACTCAGAGCCGGTGTTGCCCATTATGAAAGTCCTTATAGACCGGAAATCTCAGAACTTAAAAATGATTATTCTGAATGGAGTTTTTCTGCCGGTTTCGGAATTATTAAGAAAACCTATGGATTTGATTTAGGGTTTATGCAATCTCGCTATCGTGACCAATACGTTCCTTATATGTCCGCAGAGCCTTATCCATCTTCCAATGTGGTGAGAAAATTCGGCAATTTTGCAATGACTGCCTCATTGATTTTCTATATCGACCCCGATTAA
- a CDS encoding tail fiber domain-containing protein → MNKRIVTLASVLAVFTTAFGQVRVGTVPNQGDVIVGDIWATTPTLEFNVFGRMHITHNHRMNSPNFINGLTGVNFDIKTPTGTTGYNDGTTPQNPIMRPQWSNYYYLGDYNYYFKEVHGHDLYHHNGGKTLLISDRRLKENIQPLMSVIDKILNIKTYTYDYIYNANPDLPDDVNEFARQRSKNHTGIMAQDILTDFPDLVRYREDKDVYAVDYTGFIPYLIKAMQEQNEQIAGLQATIMALTRGVTDIGSFGTTLFGAKNKQTGSALQATDPISIKQEIKVSYTLAEGATNALLIVYDLNGRQLFKIDHISGTHTTLPKSKLTAGMYYYTLIADGKEVDTHKLIVLD, encoded by the coding sequence ATGAATAAAAGAATTGTTACTTTAGCATCAGTCCTTGCGGTATTCACAACCGCTTTTGGACAAGTAAGAGTGGGAACAGTACCCAATCAAGGAGATGTAATCGTGGGGGATATATGGGCTACAACACCCACCTTAGAGTTTAATGTATTCGGCAGAATGCATATCACCCACAATCACCGTATGAACTCCCCGAATTTCATCAATGGTTTGACAGGGGTGAACTTTGACATCAAAACTCCGACAGGCACAACAGGATATAATGACGGCACAACACCTCAGAATCCTATTATGCGCCCCCAATGGAGTAACTATTACTATTTGGGGGATTATAACTATTACTTTAAAGAAGTGCACGGACACGATTTGTATCACCACAATGGAGGCAAAACACTTCTAATCTCTGACAGAAGATTAAAAGAGAATATTCAACCGCTCATGTCGGTTATTGATAAAATTCTGAATATTAAAACCTATACCTACGACTATATATATAATGCCAACCCAGACCTGCCTGATGATGTGAATGAATTTGCAAGACAAAGAAGTAAGAATCACACGGGTATAATGGCACAAGATATATTGACGGATTTTCCTGACTTGGTGCGATACAGAGAGGACAAGGATGTCTATGCAGTTGATTATACAGGCTTTATCCCCTATTTGATTAAAGCCATGCAGGAACAGAATGAGCAGATAGCGGGTTTGCAAGCGACTATCATGGCTCTCACAAGAGGAGTTACTGATATTGGCTCGTTCGGCACTACACTCTTTGGCGCAAAGAACAAACAGACAGGCTCCGCCCTCCAAGCCACCGACCCCATATCCATAAAGCAGGAAATAAAGGTGTCCTACACTTTGGCGGAAGGAGCGACAAACGCCCTGCTGATAGTGTATGACCTCAACGGAAGACAACTTTTTAAAATAGACCATATTAGCGGCACACATACAACACTTCCCAAGAGCAAGCTGACAGCAGGAATGTATTATTACACGCTGATTGCGGACGGAAAAGAAGTCGATACTCACAAGTTGATAGTGTTAGATTAA
- a CDS encoding TetR/AcrR family transcriptional regulator translates to MQEFTDRQIEIMEAATNRISKYGIQNLTIKTLAEDIGLSEPALYRHFKSKTEILLSLLEYFKTEMKNRIQSISFKPTDTTADELRAIFNSQLQTFTNKPAIVSVIFAESIFHFDENLSNKVAEIMDMMQEYVKTNIVKGQEKGLYNKLIGASTLTTIIIGGMRMTVLKWKLSGHKSNLVKDGKSVLDGMLKMIEKS, encoded by the coding sequence ATGCAAGAATTCACAGACAGGCAAATTGAGATTATGGAAGCGGCAACCAACCGAATTTCTAAATATGGTATTCAGAATTTGACCATTAAAACATTGGCAGAAGATATCGGTTTGTCTGAACCTGCATTGTATAGGCACTTCAAAAGTAAAACTGAAATATTATTAAGCTTATTGGAATACTTCAAAACGGAAATGAAAAACCGTATTCAGTCTATTTCTTTCAAACCGACTGACACGACTGCTGATGAATTAAGAGCAATTTTTAATTCACAGCTACAAACTTTTACAAACAAACCTGCAATTGTGAGTGTCATTTTTGCAGAAAGTATTTTTCATTTTGATGAAAATTTGAGTAATAAAGTGGCTGAGATTATGGATATGATGCAGGAGTATGTAAAAACAAATATTGTAAAAGGGCAAGAAAAAGGACTATACAATAAATTGATTGGAGCTTCTACCTTGACCACCATAATTATTGGAGGAATGAGAATGACCGTGCTGAAATGGAAATTATCAGGACATAAATCAAATCTTGTTAAGGACGGAAAATCCGTTTTAGATGGAATGTTGAAAATGATTGAAAAAAGTTAA
- a CDS encoding shikimate dehydrogenase — translation MEKELGLIGLPLSHSFSPNWFENHFVQNQIKNFKYRLFPLERIEDLPALIKQNPDLQGLNVTIPYKKTVLPFLDELSHEVQAIGAANCIKILRDGTNVRTKGYNTDIIGFAKSLIPLLQAQHNQALVFGSGGAAQAVLYVLNELSIEARVVSRRADTNSISYAELNPNLLKTFKLWINTTPVGMYPNVDKVLPIAYEHCSPQHLVYDLIYNPHDTSFLKACKMRGAIIKNGYEMLEIQAEESAKIFGI, via the coding sequence ATGGAAAAAGAGTTAGGATTAATAGGCTTACCACTCTCTCATTCATTCTCTCCAAATTGGTTTGAAAATCATTTTGTTCAAAACCAAATCAAGAATTTCAAATACCGTCTTTTTCCACTTGAAAGGATAGAGGATTTGCCTGCGCTTATCAAGCAAAACCCCGATTTGCAAGGGCTTAATGTAACGATTCCTTATAAAAAAACAGTGCTGCCTTTTTTGGATGAATTATCGCACGAAGTACAGGCAATTGGAGCAGCTAATTGCATTAAAATTCTACGTGATGGAACTAATGTCAGGACTAAGGGTTATAACACAGATATAATAGGGTTTGCCAAAAGCCTCATACCTCTTTTACAGGCTCAACATAACCAAGCATTAGTTTTTGGTTCAGGAGGGGCAGCACAAGCTGTTCTATATGTGCTAAATGAGCTATCAATCGAAGCCCGAGTTGTTAGTAGGCGCGCAGATACAAACAGTATTTCCTATGCAGAACTTAACCCAAATTTGTTGAAGACTTTCAAGCTATGGATAAATACAACTCCGGTGGGTATGTATCCTAATGTTGACAAGGTTTTGCCCATAGCTTATGAACATTGTTCCCCGCAGCACCTGGTTTATGATTTAATTTATAACCCACATGATACTTCTTTTCTGAAAGCATGTAAGATGCGTGGAGCAATCATAAAAAACGGGTATGAAATGCTGGAAATTCAAGCCGAAGAATCAGCAAAAATATTTGGAATTTGA